The Pseudomonas fluorescens genome includes a window with the following:
- a CDS encoding DUF6630 family protein produces MGILDRLFGGRFTLPPPEETTVSDAAIMRELHPYRSELKAFAQAILARMPENERTRLVRRVLRLYDSGQEPVSALVEGLLDTDRGQKLEHLALLGVDWKGFDGFEYLAPYLVSASGVKEAYTYRHEGTLSMPETLASFDQWLAAFDKRYLHLDSGGDEYVGFIADTDQVEAMIELARQAGVEVRLDSF; encoded by the coding sequence ATGGGCATTCTTGATCGCTTGTTCGGCGGCCGCTTTACGCTGCCGCCGCCGGAGGAAACGACCGTCAGCGACGCGGCGATCATGCGGGAGCTGCATCCCTATCGCTCCGAGCTCAAGGCATTTGCCCAAGCCATATTGGCCCGCATGCCGGAAAACGAGCGCACCAGGCTGGTTCGGCGCGTGCTGCGCCTATACGACTCGGGCCAGGAGCCAGTCTCGGCACTGGTGGAAGGATTGCTGGATACAGACCGGGGCCAGAAACTCGAACACTTGGCTTTGCTCGGCGTCGACTGGAAAGGCTTTGATGGTTTCGAATACCTGGCGCCTTACCTGGTGAGCGCTAGCGGGGTGAAAGAGGCTTACACCTATCGGCACGAGGGCACGCTATCGATGCCGGAGACGCTGGCCAGTTTTGACCAGTGGCTGGCGGCATTCGACAAACGCTACCTGCACCTGGACTCTGGTGGCGACGAATATGTGGGATTCATCGCCGATACCGACCAGGTTGAAGCCATGATCGAGCTCGCGCGGCAAGCAGGTGTTGAAGTACGCCTCGATAGCTTCTGA
- a CDS encoding S8/S53 family peptidase, which yields MPLRSAALATLFSLAASAAVAVPEPLRLESLKRCGDLLQSQRQDWCLTVRGLGNATPQLKLGAKVIPADTIQREGDNLRLRLDSTDYQSGPLSLQDGPRASNAAWLTLRNSHVLAAGADEVAKNMDGLTTYIDLVSVLIEEDRDGRQEAERLARKYGATVVGSIAPLNLYQLRLPAKDLVQRDALVLRLGSETSVDAVVIEESSAEETEQAAAHPEEPKKPALDSDEWAANRFLDAVNYYQRRIPARQPPIQPQPVRIGLIERDVDFDTTDFADYLGACSPPRTCVYARDADKPDNHGTTVAGILAARWDDNGNTGFLRGLDKASGGFEVIVERNSDAGITANIAASVNLVEDGARVLNWSWGIHRVGAKDIKGDEVDSLLRSGIAMGGYEELLEEFFLWLRKEHPDVIVVNSAGNGASFSGSDEYRLPSSFITEQLLVVGGHQRSEHTDVAIDDPAYAVKRSSSNIDMRVDITAAACAHASTTNADQQGAVHCGTSYATPMVAGLLAAMLSINPQLQPEQLRMLLRRSAMTIGDNHDFEQMDAEDLTAPILPSERRYQLNDKDVGRSARLDMQKALDLAAQSRDRVR from the coding sequence ATGCCCCTACGATCCGCTGCCCTCGCTACGTTGTTCTCTTTGGCTGCCAGCGCGGCGGTCGCAGTGCCTGAACCGCTGCGCCTGGAAAGCCTGAAACGCTGCGGCGACCTGCTGCAAAGCCAGCGCCAGGATTGGTGCCTGACCGTGCGCGGACTGGGCAACGCAACGCCGCAACTGAAACTGGGCGCCAAGGTGATACCGGCAGACACGATCCAACGCGAAGGGGACAACCTGCGCTTGCGCCTGGACAGCACCGACTACCAGAGCGGCCCGCTCTCGCTGCAGGACGGCCCACGCGCCAGCAATGCCGCCTGGCTGACGTTACGCAACAGTCACGTACTGGCCGCCGGAGCGGACGAAGTAGCGAAGAACATGGATGGCCTGACCACCTACATCGACCTGGTCAGCGTGCTGATCGAGGAAGACCGTGACGGCCGCCAGGAAGCCGAGCGCCTGGCCCGCAAGTATGGGGCAACGGTGGTCGGCAGCATCGCGCCGCTGAACCTGTACCAACTTCGCCTACCGGCCAAGGACCTGGTGCAGCGTGACGCCCTGGTGTTGCGCCTGGGCAGCGAGACCAGCGTGGACGCCGTGGTCATCGAAGAGTCCTCGGCCGAAGAAACCGAGCAAGCCGCAGCCCATCCTGAAGAACCGAAGAAGCCTGCCCTGGACTCCGATGAGTGGGCCGCGAATCGCTTCCTCGACGCGGTGAATTATTACCAACGACGCATTCCCGCACGACAGCCGCCCATCCAGCCGCAACCGGTACGCATCGGCCTGATCGAGCGTGATGTGGATTTCGACACGACGGACTTCGCAGACTACCTCGGCGCCTGCTCGCCGCCGCGCACCTGTGTCTACGCCCGCGATGCAGACAAGCCGGACAACCATGGCACAACCGTCGCCGGCATTCTCGCCGCGCGCTGGGACGATAACGGCAACACTGGTTTTCTCCGTGGCCTGGACAAAGCCAGCGGCGGTTTCGAAGTCATCGTCGAGCGGAATTCCGATGCCGGGATTACCGCCAACATCGCCGCCTCCGTCAACCTCGTGGAGGACGGTGCGCGCGTGCTCAACTGGAGCTGGGGCATCCACCGCGTCGGCGCCAAAGACATCAAAGGCGATGAGGTCGACTCGCTGCTGCGCTCGGGCATCGCCATGGGCGGATATGAGGAGTTGCTGGAGGAATTCTTCCTCTGGCTGCGCAAGGAACATCCCGACGTCATCGTGGTGAACTCCGCCGGCAATGGCGCTTCGTTCTCGGGCAGCGACGAATACCGCCTGCCCTCCTCCTTCATCACCGAACAATTGCTGGTGGTCGGCGGGCACCAGCGCAGCGAGCATACCGACGTCGCCATCGACGACCCGGCCTATGCAGTCAAGCGCAGTTCCTCGAACATCGACATGCGCGTCGACATCACCGCCGCCGCATGCGCCCACGCCTCGACGACCAACGCCGACCAGCAAGGCGCAGTGCATTGCGGCACGTCCTACGCCACGCCCATGGTCGCAGGCCTGCTGGCGGCGATGCTGTCCATCAACCCGCAACTGCAACCCGAGCAACTGCGCATGCTGCTACGCCGCAGCGCCATGACCATCGGCGACAACCACGACTTCGAACAGATGGACGCCGAAGACCTCACCGCGCCTATCCTGCCGTCGGAGCGTCGCTATCAACTCAACGACAAAGACGTCGGCCGCTCAGCGCGGCTGGACATGCAAAAGGCCCTGGACCTGGCCGCACAAAGCCGCGACCGCGTGCGTTGA
- a CDS encoding class I SAM-dependent methyltransferase yields the protein MRNEELKALFDQQAASYDKQWAGMAPIRDALYTLLDAVFADLPENARILCVGVGTGAELVHLAKQNRGWHFTAVDPSDAMLDICRQKAVQEGFLSRCSFHQGYLDALPAEPEHDGATCFLVSQFLLEPQTRKTFFHEIAGRLKPGAILANADLAADIESPAYEALLRNWMTLMSSAGVQPEMLARARAAYARDVAILPTQQVAGLIETAGFEAPVQFFQAGLMHGWFCPRKQTSS from the coding sequence ATGCGCAATGAAGAACTCAAGGCCCTATTCGACCAGCAGGCCGCCAGCTACGACAAGCAATGGGCGGGAATGGCGCCTATTCGTGATGCCCTGTACACCCTGCTCGACGCCGTATTCGCTGACTTACCGGAGAATGCCCGGATTCTCTGTGTCGGCGTGGGCACCGGTGCGGAACTGGTCCACCTGGCCAAGCAGAACCGCGGCTGGCATTTCACCGCGGTTGACCCCTCGGACGCCATGCTCGATATCTGCCGGCAGAAGGCGGTACAAGAAGGCTTCCTCTCGCGTTGCAGCTTTCACCAGGGTTACCTCGACGCGCTACCTGCCGAGCCTGAGCACGACGGCGCTACCTGCTTTCTGGTGTCTCAATTTTTGCTCGAGCCACAGACCCGCAAAACTTTCTTTCACGAGATCGCGGGCCGGCTCAAGCCGGGCGCAATACTGGCAAACGCTGACCTCGCCGCTGACATCGAATCACCTGCCTATGAGGCACTGCTGCGCAACTGGATGACGCTGATGTCCTCGGCAGGCGTACAGCCGGAGATGCTGGCCAGAGCTCGTGCCGCCTACGCCCGCGACGTGGCCATCTTGCCGACACAGCAGGTCGCCGGTCTCATCGAGACCGCTGGGTTCGAGGCTCCGGTACAGTTCTTCCAGGCGGGGCTGATGCATGGCTGGTTCTGCCCGCGCAAGCAGACATCGTCTTGA
- the tssI gene encoding type VI secretion system tip protein TssI/VgrG, which yields MFSPANQTHFSLTIEGFEHDFQVLAFTGKEAISRPYLFNVEFVSERSDLDLKSLFDVEAFLTFDSKGNGIHGRVYHIAHSSNGECLTRYRLALVPHLAYLRHRINQRIYQQFSVPKIVALILEEHGILGDAYRFHLGATYPERDYCTQYDETDLHFIQRLCEEEGIHFHFQHSTQGHVLVFGDDQSVFPSIGQPTAYRHESDRVADEPLIKRINLRLGQLTSRISHRNYDFEQQLDIEKDDSSQRYTGHEHGKQIRLRTMERRHAAYRQAEGQSDQTRLVSGHVLEISGHPRQEWNTLWLLTQVIHEGRQPQVLGENVARGNTLNEDDFHQGYRNRFVVLPWNVSYRPPLAHKKPQVPSMQTAVVVASEGEGIQNDRCFGQIKVKFPWDREDRFDDKSHCWLKGATDWSCEIGPPRMGMKVVVTFLENDPDQPVVGGCLCCR from the coding sequence ATGTTCAGCCCAGCCAATCAAACGCACTTCAGTTTGACCATCGAAGGTTTTGAGCACGATTTTCAAGTGCTCGCATTCACTGGAAAAGAGGCGATCAGCAGGCCTTACCTCTTCAATGTGGAGTTTGTTAGCGAGCGGTCTGACCTTGATCTCAAGAGCCTCTTCGACGTAGAAGCTTTTCTGACCTTCGACTCGAAGGGCAACGGCATTCATGGACGGGTCTACCACATCGCTCACAGCAGTAACGGTGAGTGTTTGACGCGCTACAGGCTGGCCCTCGTACCGCACCTGGCCTACTTGCGCCATCGCATCAACCAGAGGATCTATCAACAGTTCTCGGTGCCGAAAATCGTCGCCTTGATACTGGAAGAGCACGGCATTCTGGGCGACGCCTATCGGTTTCATCTGGGGGCGACCTACCCCGAGCGTGACTACTGTACCCAGTACGACGAAACGGATTTGCACTTCATTCAGCGCTTGTGCGAAGAAGAGGGTATCCACTTTCACTTCCAACACAGCACTCAAGGCCACGTGCTGGTCTTTGGCGATGATCAGTCGGTTTTTCCCAGTATTGGCCAACCCACTGCTTATCGGCATGAGAGCGATAGGGTGGCCGACGAACCCCTGATCAAACGCATCAACCTGCGTCTGGGACAGCTCACCAGTCGTATCTCGCACCGCAACTATGATTTCGAGCAACAGCTGGACATTGAAAAAGATGACAGTTCGCAGCGTTATACCGGTCATGAGCACGGCAAGCAGATACGTCTTCGGACTATGGAGCGCCGCCATGCGGCCTATCGACAAGCTGAAGGGCAAAGTGACCAGACTCGGTTAGTCAGCGGCCATGTGCTGGAAATCTCAGGCCATCCGCGCCAGGAGTGGAACACCCTATGGCTACTGACCCAAGTCATCCACGAAGGCCGGCAACCACAGGTATTGGGTGAGAACGTCGCTCGTGGCAACACTTTAAACGAAGATGACTTTCATCAGGGTTACCGCAACCGCTTTGTCGTTCTTCCGTGGAATGTTTCCTATCGTCCGCCGTTGGCCCACAAGAAACCTCAGGTGCCAAGCATGCAGACCGCTGTAGTTGTCGCTTCAGAAGGCGAGGGGATCCAGAATGATCGGTGCTTCGGGCAGATCAAGGTCAAGTTCCCCTGGGACCGTGAAGATAGATTTGACGACAAGAGTCATTGTTGGCTGAAGGGAGCCACCGACTGGAGTTGTGAGATTGGGCCGCCTCGGATGGGCATGAAAGTCGTGGTCACATTTCTTGAGAACGATCCTGATCAGCCGGTGGTTGGCGGTTGCTTGTGTTGTCGTTGA
- a CDS encoding polyamine ABC transporter substrate-binding protein yields MRKSHLRTIFSASLLCAGISTSVAAVEPGMYLYNWFGLLAPETPKEFEQETGTRVHMDAFDSAEIMQSKVMAGRTGYDVVVATSNVLPSLIRAGVLQPLDRSQLSNFSHIDPDLLSQLAVNDPGNRYAVPYLWGTTGIGYDVDKVRGALGDNAPVNSWDLIFKEENISKLQSCGVAMLDSPSEIISIALNYLGLPSNSKNPDDYQKAQALLLKIRPYVLYFDSSKIDADLADGNICAVVGWANGALAAQAINEKANTGRKIAYSLPREGALSWSENLVLLKDAPHPKEGMAFINYMMRPEVIAKTSNHTLYPNANKDAAEFVERKLRDNPWIYPDKKTIATLIPLEPLPLKLERIRTRIWTKVKSGV; encoded by the coding sequence ATGAGAAAGTCACATTTGCGAACCATTTTTTCCGCCTCGCTTCTCTGTGCAGGGATAAGCACATCAGTAGCGGCCGTAGAGCCCGGGATGTATCTGTATAACTGGTTCGGGTTGCTTGCGCCGGAGACGCCAAAGGAGTTTGAACAGGAAACTGGCACGCGCGTGCATATGGATGCGTTCGACAGCGCTGAAATCATGCAGAGCAAGGTCATGGCCGGGCGCACCGGGTATGACGTGGTTGTGGCGACCTCCAATGTGTTGCCCAGCCTGATCCGGGCGGGAGTCCTTCAGCCGTTGGATCGTAGTCAACTGAGTAACTTTTCACACATCGATCCTGATCTCCTGTCCCAGCTCGCAGTCAATGACCCTGGTAACCGCTACGCCGTACCTTATCTATGGGGCACTACCGGCATTGGTTATGACGTTGACAAAGTCCGGGGCGCGTTGGGTGACAATGCTCCGGTGAATAGCTGGGACCTGATCTTCAAAGAGGAAAACATTAGCAAGCTACAGTCGTGTGGTGTGGCAATGCTTGACTCTCCAAGTGAGATCATTTCGATTGCGTTGAATTACCTTGGACTCCCTAGCAACAGTAAGAACCCGGATGATTACCAGAAAGCGCAAGCCTTGCTGTTGAAAATTCGTCCTTACGTCCTCTATTTCGACTCCTCCAAAATCGACGCTGACCTGGCCGATGGCAATATTTGTGCAGTTGTGGGATGGGCTAACGGTGCCCTTGCTGCGCAGGCCATCAACGAGAAAGCCAACACGGGGCGCAAGATCGCCTACAGCCTTCCTCGCGAAGGAGCGCTGTCCTGGTCAGAGAATCTGGTTTTGCTGAAAGATGCTCCCCATCCCAAGGAAGGCATGGCGTTCATTAATTATATGATGCGACCAGAAGTTATCGCCAAGACCTCAAATCACACGCTATACCCTAACGCCAATAAGGATGCCGCTGAGTTCGTCGAGCGGAAGCTGCGAGACAATCCTTGGATTTATCCAGACAAAAAAACGATCGCGACACTTATTCCACTTGAGCCACTGCCGTTGAAGTTGGAGCGGATCCGCACGCGAATCTGGACCAAAGTGAAGAGTGGTGTCTGA
- a CDS encoding helix-turn-helix transcriptional regulator → MPFDLHSLAWHRSIGKLIMQLNRPDFWSSLVRTLNEYVQIDNWVVLIFSNQHVQVVSLPEIADAEEVDAFIHRYVKGLYLLDPFYIANRENPQSGFFHLLDIAPEYFLETEYYHQYFAQYISMDEAQFNVQLDADRTLCISIGSKVRFSQEQITMLDIIKPWVTALMHQRMGFEVDVEKTLTEPPLWPETVNQLGTQITARESDVLRLLLSGFSNKEIAGKLSLSAETIKVHRRNIYAKLNIKSQSELFARFFMPKQNVPATH, encoded by the coding sequence ATGCCGTTTGACCTCCACAGCCTGGCTTGGCATCGATCGATTGGAAAGCTGATCATGCAGCTGAATCGTCCAGATTTCTGGAGTTCACTTGTTCGCACCTTGAATGAATATGTACAAATCGATAATTGGGTTGTATTGATTTTCAGCAATCAACACGTGCAGGTTGTTAGCCTTCCCGAGATAGCAGACGCGGAAGAAGTCGACGCATTCATTCATCGTTATGTGAAGGGTCTTTACTTGCTGGATCCGTTCTATATAGCCAATCGGGAAAATCCACAGAGTGGCTTCTTCCACCTACTGGATATAGCACCGGAATACTTTCTTGAAACCGAGTATTACCATCAGTACTTTGCACAGTACATCTCCATGGATGAGGCACAGTTCAATGTCCAACTCGACGCCGACAGAACGTTATGCATTTCCATCGGCAGCAAAGTCCGCTTTAGCCAAGAACAAATAACCATGCTGGACATCATAAAACCGTGGGTGACAGCATTGATGCATCAGCGCATGGGTTTTGAAGTTGACGTAGAGAAAACCCTGACCGAGCCACCTCTGTGGCCGGAAACGGTCAATCAGCTTGGCACCCAAATAACAGCACGCGAGAGTGACGTACTCCGTTTATTACTCAGCGGCTTCTCCAATAAGGAAATAGCCGGAAAGCTGTCCCTCTCGGCGGAAACCATAAAAGTTCACCGCCGCAACATTTATGCAAAATTGAATATCAAGTCGCAATCTGAGCTATTTGCTCGATTCTTCATGCCCAAACAGAATGTTCCCGCTACCCATTGA
- the argC gene encoding N-acetyl-gamma-glutamyl-phosphate reductase: MASPLVFIDGDQGTTGLQIHQRLRERNDLRLFTLSPEHRKDPQRRAEAINHCDIAVLCLPDQAARDAVATIENSAVRVIDASSAHRTQPDWAYGFAEMNPQQAQRIAAARRVSNPGCYPTGAIGLLRPLLEAGLLPRDYPLNIHAVSGYSGKGRVGVQEHEGAGAAQASAFQVYGLGLAHKHVPEIQQQSGLTQCPMFVPAYGAFRQGIVLTIPLHTRLLAPGVSAVQLHGCLMQHYADARHVQVMSMQEAKALTSLDPQALNGTDDLRLSVFDNDEAGQVLLAAVFDNLGKGAAGAAVQNLNLMLAGA, translated from the coding sequence ATGGCAAGTCCCCTTGTATTCATCGATGGCGACCAAGGCACCACCGGGTTGCAAATCCATCAACGTCTGCGCGAACGCAACGATCTGCGGCTTTTCACACTCAGCCCCGAACATCGCAAGGATCCGCAACGTCGCGCCGAAGCCATCAATCACTGCGACATCGCGGTTCTCTGTTTGCCCGACCAAGCCGCACGCGACGCCGTAGCGACCATCGAAAACTCCGCCGTTCGGGTGATCGACGCGAGTTCGGCGCACCGCACCCAGCCAGACTGGGCCTATGGTTTCGCAGAGATGAATCCGCAACAGGCCCAACGCATCGCCGCTGCGCGACGGGTCAGCAATCCCGGTTGCTATCCAACGGGGGCAATCGGGTTGCTGCGCCCATTGCTGGAGGCCGGATTGCTGCCCAGGGATTACCCGCTGAACATTCATGCCGTGTCGGGTTATTCCGGAAAAGGACGCGTCGGCGTGCAAGAGCATGAGGGAGCAGGCGCAGCTCAGGCGTCGGCGTTTCAGGTCTATGGGCTGGGGCTGGCACACAAGCATGTTCCGGAGATTCAGCAGCAAAGCGGACTGACGCAGTGCCCGATGTTCGTACCGGCCTATGGCGCTTTCAGGCAGGGGATCGTGTTGACCATACCCTTGCATACCCGGTTGCTGGCGCCAGGCGTGAGCGCGGTGCAGTTGCATGGGTGTTTGATGCAGCACTACGCCGATGCGCGCCATGTACAGGTGATGTCGATGCAAGAAGCGAAAGCGTTGACGTCCCTTGATCCTCAAGCGCTTAACGGAACTGATGATTTGCGATTGTCGGTGTTTGATAACGATGAGGCCGGGCAGGTTTTGCTGGCTGCGGTGTTTGACAATCTTGGGAAGGGCGCCGCTGGCGCGGCGGTGCAGAATCTGAACTTGATGCTTGCAGGCGCATGA
- a CDS encoding LysR family transcriptional regulator: MREISLDRLRTLVAIADLGSFAEAARALHLAPPTVSLHIADLEARVGGKLLSRTRGRVQPSAIGNTLVERARRLLADAEQALEDIERQVQGLAGRVRLGASTGAIAQLLPHALESLSQRHPAIDVQVAVLTSQETLQKLAEGSLEVGLVALPQSPVKGLRIEPWRRDPVMAFLPARWESPEVVTPTWLSAQPLILNDATTRLSRLTAEWFASDGQQPAPRIQLNYNDAIKSLVAAGYGATLLPHEAATPLLDNRIVMRPLKPLLWRQLGIAHRSLDIERSTQHVLDVLWELSAQ, from the coding sequence ATGCGCGAAATCAGCCTGGACCGTCTGCGCACGTTGGTGGCGATTGCCGACCTGGGATCGTTTGCCGAGGCCGCCCGTGCGCTGCACCTTGCACCACCCACCGTCAGTCTGCATATCGCCGACCTGGAGGCGCGCGTGGGCGGCAAGCTGTTGTCGCGCACGCGCGGGCGCGTTCAGCCTTCAGCGATAGGGAACACGCTGGTAGAACGCGCGCGGCGCCTATTGGCAGACGCAGAGCAGGCGCTTGAGGACATCGAACGTCAGGTGCAAGGGTTGGCCGGGCGTGTGCGGCTAGGCGCCTCCACAGGGGCCATCGCGCAGTTGCTGCCCCATGCTTTGGAGTCGTTGAGCCAACGCCACCCCGCTATCGACGTACAAGTCGCGGTGCTGACCTCCCAGGAAACCTTGCAGAAACTGGCCGAGGGCTCCTTGGAGGTTGGTTTGGTTGCGCTGCCGCAGTCCCCGGTGAAGGGCTTGCGGATCGAGCCGTGGCGACGGGACCCGGTCATGGCGTTCCTGCCGGCTCGCTGGGAGTCCCCGGAGGTTGTGACCCCCACTTGGTTGTCCGCTCAGCCGTTGATTTTGAATGATGCCACCACGCGTCTTTCGCGCTTGACGGCGGAGTGGTTCGCCAGTGATGGGCAACAGCCTGCGCCGCGCATCCAACTGAACTACAACGACGCGATCAAAAGCCTGGTGGCGGCAGGATATGGTGCGACGTTGTTGCCCCATGAGGCGGCCACGCCATTGCTTGATAACAGGATCGTCATGCGGCCATTGAAGCCCTTATTGTGGCGTCAACTGGGTATCGCCCACCGCAGTCTGGACATCGAGCGGTCTACGCAACATGTGCTGGATGTGTTGTGGGAATTGAGTGCGCAGTGA
- a CDS encoding ABC transporter ATP-binding protein, with translation MLRVFEQRLDPFPPDEVPPPPEGLARFLWACTRGARGYILAFALLSAGVSIYEAWLFSFLGQVVDLLSTWQAGGEAAAQEGRVLWGMGIVMLASIGLVALRTMVQHQVLAINLPLRLRWDFHRLMLRQSLSFFSDEFSGRVTTKVMQTALAVRDVLFTLIEIAPGIGVYFIAIIALAGGFALKLMLPFLAWIVLFGLAMLYFVPRLGKVGQEQAHARSSMTGRISDAYTNITTVKLFSHSNREAHFARAAMEDFKQTGFRQMRLVSQFEIVNQALVVGLIMAAGGYALWLWHQGEVGAGAVAAITAMALRINGMSHWIMWQMTSLFESIGTVQDGMATLTRGPKVQDAPDAGVLVTSGGAVTFDNVSFNYNGERQVLDGLSLNIRPGEKIGLVGRSGAGKSTLINLLLRFYDVDSGQIRIDGQDIAHVTQDSLRSAIGMVTQDTSLLHRSIGENIAYGRPDASDAQIRRAAANAQADEFISQLSDRQGHTGYDTLVGERGIKLSGGQRQRIAIARVMLKNAPILLLDEATSALDSEVEVAIQESLDEMMQGKTVIAIAHRLSTIAAMDRLIVMDDGRIIEQGTHAELLAKNGIYARLWQHQSGGFLGEDQWVTEAMDQV, from the coding sequence ATGCTTCGCGTGTTTGAACAAAGGCTCGACCCCTTCCCGCCCGACGAGGTACCGCCGCCACCCGAAGGCCTGGCTCGGTTTCTCTGGGCGTGCACACGGGGCGCCCGCGGCTACATCCTTGCGTTTGCGCTGCTCAGCGCCGGTGTGTCGATCTACGAAGCCTGGTTGTTTTCTTTCCTCGGTCAGGTCGTGGACTTGCTCTCGACCTGGCAAGCCGGTGGTGAGGCGGCGGCGCAGGAAGGTCGCGTGCTGTGGGGCATGGGCATCGTCATGCTGGCCAGCATCGGACTGGTAGCGTTGCGTACCATGGTGCAGCACCAAGTATTGGCGATCAATCTGCCGTTGCGCCTGCGTTGGGACTTTCATCGTCTGATGCTGCGGCAAAGCCTGTCGTTTTTTTCCGATGAGTTCTCCGGTCGGGTCACCACCAAGGTGATGCAAACAGCGTTGGCCGTGCGTGACGTACTGTTCACCCTGATCGAGATCGCACCCGGAATCGGCGTGTATTTCATCGCGATCATCGCACTGGCCGGCGGCTTTGCCCTGAAACTGATGCTGCCTTTCCTTGCCTGGATCGTGTTGTTCGGGCTGGCCATGCTCTACTTCGTCCCCCGCCTGGGGAAAGTCGGACAGGAACAGGCCCATGCGCGCTCCTCGATGACCGGACGCATCTCGGACGCCTACACCAACATCACGACCGTGAAGCTGTTTTCCCACTCCAATCGTGAAGCGCACTTCGCGCGCGCGGCCATGGAGGATTTCAAACAGACCGGCTTTCGCCAGATGCGCCTGGTCAGCCAGTTCGAAATCGTCAACCAGGCGCTGGTGGTGGGCTTGATCATGGCCGCAGGCGGTTATGCCCTTTGGCTGTGGCACCAGGGCGAAGTCGGCGCCGGTGCCGTGGCGGCGATCACTGCCATGGCGTTGCGTATCAACGGCATGTCGCACTGGATCATGTGGCAAATGACCTCGCTGTTCGAGAGCATCGGCACCGTGCAGGACGGCATGGCCACCCTGACCCGCGGCCCCAAGGTTCAGGATGCGCCGGACGCAGGGGTGCTGGTGACCTCCGGCGGAGCGGTCACCTTCGACAATGTGAGCTTCAACTACAACGGCGAACGCCAAGTGCTCGATGGCTTGAGCCTGAACATTCGCCCGGGCGAGAAAATCGGCCTGGTAGGTCGCTCCGGCGCGGGCAAATCTACGCTCATCAACTTGCTGCTGCGCTTCTATGACGTCGACAGCGGGCAGATTCGCATTGACGGGCAAGACATTGCGCATGTGACGCAGGACAGCCTGCGCAGCGCCATCGGCATGGTCACCCAGGATACGTCCCTGCTGCACCGCTCCATTGGCGAAAACATCGCCTATGGCCGACCCGATGCAAGCGACGCACAAATCCGCCGTGCCGCGGCCAATGCCCAGGCCGATGAGTTCATCAGCCAACTGAGCGACCGCCAGGGCCACACCGGCTACGACACCTTGGTGGGCGAGCGCGGCATCAAGCTGTCGGGCGGCCAGCGCCAGCGCATCGCGATTGCCCGAGTGATGCTCAAGAACGCTCCGATCCTGCTCCTCGATGAGGCGACCAGCGCGCTGGACTCGGAAGTCGAAGTGGCCATCCAGGAAAGCCTCGATGAAATGATGCAGGGCAAAACCGTCATCGCCATCGCCCATCGGCTGTCCACAATTGCGGCGATGGATCGACTGATTGTCATGGACGATGGACGCATCATTGAACAGGGCACGCACGCTGAATTGCTCGCCAAAAACGGCATCTATGCGCGGCTATGGCAGCATCAGAGTGGCGGGTTTCTGGGTGAGGATCAGTGGGTGACTGAGGCGATGGATCAGGTATGA